Proteins co-encoded in one Acipenser ruthenus chromosome 3, fAciRut3.2 maternal haplotype, whole genome shotgun sequence genomic window:
- the LOC117394635 gene encoding zona pellucida sperm-binding protein 2-like, translated as MTCSTTKQWYPREIVCEENYMEISVRRNVPVIAQEGMDTEDWHAALPAAQEAIMSVWQVVFHKTGQPAKSMNASVAQSRGYMINSTSSRILFRSPYNMPESEMLTVNGIQVEAIRATVFYKQRWMLLLVDTSAACTKNLGTFDGTHLAWVAPRVLTPLVLHIEKFQDKGIAMGVEGKLLDLATIRRRNYELKVNETFIDISVPYGAEGGYLKSRVINNQYNRIYAIDLYLEHQWADDQWEATQHRSFKPVRTPSIAETPFVVNNTIPAEKVFTVTLGIFNPDVELKNFTINGVPLTLPEAINQGIVLTEVQHPNGTKSFVLKVPFTHPLIPQKYIGNGVREFTLNINYTLNIIPENAPYFHPATIVCQVKDVVLPVIKGSCTEKSLVFEVTRGNMDHLWAMYIEKHQLTSELAAQRGYILTNQTKFILEVPLFSIGCIYEDISLRGLFVRVELTLIDIGTLVAVLSAVQRCQFPTKQLLVCMPNGVMTVVAVTMEPIPVVEPSKTTLLDKTCKPKEFDSTRALFTFTVNTCGTRSKIVENYLIYENEVVYTRALFPANAPVITRDSEYRLTIRCRYPLNDTMKLLAERKAVPAPYSKKSLGSLEFYPYSSEQRGPKARDVLNLKARLARDVTFSQFYREFPVSKSGLEPLFLEVVLLHHQNLADHLVLRDCWATETPELDATPQWDLVTDGCLVSGDSYKTRFHPVSASALTKSPHHLKRLEVQAQSVANHALWQQMYFHCLAVVCASEKAGVCNETCIAGDKRSARSVELADSVKGYISAGPVQIVPEGEVASVQAAGATPPLVPYIPVLGVAVGVLLLAVVVFAAKAMRCWVSV; from the exons ATGACGTGCAGTACTACCAAGCAGTGGTACCCCCGCGAAATCGTCTGTGAAgagaactacatggag ATATCTGTAAGGAGAAATGTGCCAGTTATTGCTCAGGAGGGGATGGATACTGAAGACTGGCACGCTGCTCTCCCTGCA GCCCAGGAAGCTATCATGTCAGTGTGGCAGGTTGTGTTCCACAAGACCGGACAGCCAGCCAAATCCATGAATGCCTCCGTGGCCCAGTCTCGGGGCTACATGATCAACTCCACCTCCAGTAGGATCCTCTTCCGCTCGCCCTATAACATGCCGGAATCAGAAATGCTTACA GTTAATGGAATCCAAGTGGAAGCAATCCGGGCAACTGTCTTCTACAAGCAAAGGTGGATGCTGCTATTGGTGGACACTTCTGCTGCCTGTACCAAGA ATCTTGGCACTTTTGATGGTACACATTTGGCTTGGGTTGCACCCAGAGTCCTCACTCCACTGGTCCTGCATATAGAGAAGTTCCAGGACAAGGGTATTGCCATGGGTGTGGAGGGGAAGCTGCTTGACCTTGCCACTATCCGAAGACGGAACTATGAACTGAAAGTCAATGAGACTTTCATAGATATCTCTGTTCCTTATGGCGCGGAGGGTGGCTACCTGAag AGTCGTGTTATAAATAACCAGTACAACCGGATCTACGCCATTGACCTGTACCTTGAGCACCAGTGGGCAGATGACCAGTGGGAAGCGACCCAGCACCGTTCTTTCAAGCCAGTCCGCACCCCCTCTATTGCTGAGACCCCCTTTGTTGTCAACA ATACCATCCCAGCAGAAAAGGTCTTCACAGTGACCCTTGGCATCTTCAACCCTGATGTTGAGCTGAAGAACTTCACCATCAATGGGGTTCCTCTGACCCTTCCTGAGGCCATCAACCAAGGCATTGTGCTAACTGAGGTCCAGCACCCCAATGGCACCAAGTCTTTTGTCCTGAAGGTCCCCTTCACCCACCCACTCATCCCACAAAAG TATATTGGCAATGGTGTGAGGGAGTTCACCTTGAATATCAACTACACCTTGAACATCATCCCTGAGAATGCGCCTTATTTCCACCCTGCAACCATTGTGTGTCAGGTTAAGGATGTCG TACTTCCTGTGATCAAGGGCTCTTGTACTGAAAAGAGCCTAGTCTTTGAAGTGACGCGTGGGAACATGGACCACCTCTGGGCCATGTACATTGAGAAACACCAGCTTACCTCTGAGCTGGCGGCTCAACGGGGCTACATCCTCACCAACCAGACCAAGTTTATTCTAGAGGTGCCGCTCTTCAGTATCGGCTGCATCTATGAG GATATCTCTCTCCGAGGCCTCTTTGTTCGAGTAGAACTGACCCTAATCGATATTGGGACACTCGTGGCAGTGCTGTCCGCTGTACAGCGCTGTCAATTTCCTACCAAGCAGCTGTTGG TGTGCATGCCTAATGGTGTGATGACGGTGGTGGCTGTCACCATGGAGCCCATACCAGTAGTGGAACCCAGCAAGACCACCCTGCTGGATAAGACCTGCAAACCCAAAGAGTTTGACTCAACCAGGGCTCTCTTCACCTTCACTGTCAACACGTGTGGGACCAGGAGCAAG ATTGTGGAGAACTACCTGATCTATGAGAATGAGGTAGTGTATACCAGAGCTCTGTTCCCAGCCAATGCTCCAGTCATCACCAGGGACTCTGAATACAG GCTGACCATCCGTTGCCGCTACCCCCTCAACGACACCATGAAATTGCTAGCTGAAAGGAAGGCTGTCCCTGCCCCCTACTCTAAAAAAAGTCTTGGATCCCTGGAGTTCTATCCTTACAGCTCTGAGCAGAGAG GCCCCAAAGCCAGAGACGTTCTGAATCTGAAGGCCCGTCTAGCAAGAG ATGTGACCTTCTCCCAGTTCTATCGGGAGTTCCCAGTGTCCAAGTCTGGGCTGGAGCCCTTGTTCCTGGAGGTTGTGCTCCTCCACCACCAGAACCTGGCTGACCACCTCGTCCTGCGGGACTGCTGGGCCACAGAGACCCCTGAACTGGACGCCACCCCTCAATGGGACCTGGTCACTGACGG CTGCCTGGTCAGTGGCGACTCCTACAAGACCCGGTTCCACCCAGTGTCTGCCAGCGCTCTCACCAAGAGCCCCCACCACCTCAAGAGGCTTGAGGTCCAGGCTCAGTCTGTTGCAAACCATGCCCTGTGGCAACAG ATGTACTTCCACTGTCTAGCTGTGGTTTGTGCTTCTGAGAAGGCAGGTGTCTGCAATGAGACCTGTATCGCTGGAGACAAGAGATCAG CCCGCAGTGTTGAGCTGGCTGACTCTGTCAAAGGCTATATTTCTGCTGGACCAGTCCAAATTGTACCCGAGGGGGAAGTTGCCAGTGTTCAAGCAGCCG